The candidate division KSB1 bacterium genome segment TCATCCGGTTCGATGAGAACACGATCCCCCACCACCAGCAGACGCGTGCGTTTTCCCGTTTTTGCTCGTCTCATGGCCAGTCAGTGATCATGTGTCAAACCGCACCCTGCCAGTCCCGCGCGGCCGGCGTTGGTTCAGCCGATTTGTTTGATAATGGCATGCAACAATTTCTGAAATGTCGTGCTGATGCGGTTGGCCACCTCGGTGACCTCGGCATGATCGAGCTTCTGGCTCGTCAAGCCGGTGCACAGATTGGTGATGCAGGAAATCCCCAGCACTTCGAGCCGGCGCGCAACCGCCACCAGCACCTCCGGTACGGTCGACATGGTGGCGGCATCGGCGCCCAGGCGTTGCGCCATCCTCACTTCCGCTGCTGTCTCATAGCTCGGCCCCTTCGACGCAAACAGCACGCCGCGGCGCAGGGGAATGCCGAGCTGGCGTGCCGCCTCCAGTGCCACGCCTTGCAGGCCGGGATCGTAGGGTGCGTGCATGTCCGGCCAGCGTTCGCCCCATTCCCTGCGATGCTGCCCGCGCAGCGGATTGGTGAACATGAAATTGATGTGATCATCGATCAGCATCAGATCGCCGGGTCGGAA includes the following:
- a CDS encoding purine-nucleoside phosphorylase, whose product is MTPMQTEMAPPLLDAERLATAKAFVQQRFASLPRLAIILGSGLGSFADSMQDTEILPTAQIPEYPRSTVAGHAGCWIIGRVGGKRLLALQGRVHTYEGYPASVVGFPVHLMAELGVKRLIVTNAAGGLNPLFRPGDLMLIDDHINFMFTNPLRGQHRREWGERWPDMHAPYDPGLQGVALEAARQLGIPLRRGVLFASKGPSYETAAEVRMAQRLGADAATMSTVPEVLVAVARRLEVLGISCITNLCTGLTSQKLDHAEVTEVANRISTTFQKLLHAIIKQIG